Proteins encoded within one genomic window of uncultured Sphingopyxis sp.:
- a CDS encoding CoA transferase, with translation MTMLEGIRIVDLTTVIFGPYATQMLADLGAEVIKVETPGTGDVSRYLGSGVPHPAMGSIHLNVNRGKRSIALDLKKPEDAAVLRDLIASADVFFHNVRGRAIARLGFDYPGCRAIKPDIIYVHGTGFGQDGPYADLQAYDDVIQAASGTTSLLPRVDGDPRPRYVPSLIADKVAGQFGAQAILAALVHKLRTGEGQEVQVPMFECFTSFMLVEHLRDAALDPPLGPAGYPRQLDPTRQPFPTSDGYLAIVPYTPESTARLMALLGSDGLTETPEFEAARAKGRHMPIVYSEIARKTPAKTTAEWLALFAENDIPAMAVRDLQDIKDDPHLVETQFFRHRTHPDVGAFHEMQPPVKYGAMPPRDLGFAPRVDGDGAAIRAEIAARHD, from the coding sequence ATGACGATGCTCGAAGGCATCCGCATCGTCGACCTGACGACCGTCATCTTCGGCCCCTATGCGACGCAAATGCTCGCCGATCTCGGTGCCGAGGTGATCAAGGTCGAGACGCCGGGCACGGGCGACGTGTCGCGTTATCTCGGCAGCGGCGTCCCCCACCCGGCGATGGGTTCGATCCATCTCAACGTGAACCGCGGCAAACGCTCGATCGCGCTCGACCTGAAAAAGCCGGAAGACGCCGCGGTGCTGCGCGACCTGATCGCGAGCGCCGACGTCTTTTTCCATAATGTGCGCGGGCGGGCGATCGCGCGGCTTGGCTTCGATTATCCAGGCTGCCGGGCGATCAAGCCCGACATCATCTATGTCCATGGCACCGGCTTCGGGCAGGACGGTCCCTATGCGGACCTTCAGGCCTATGACGATGTCATCCAGGCCGCGAGCGGGACGACCAGCCTGCTCCCCCGCGTCGATGGCGACCCCCGCCCACGCTATGTTCCCTCGCTGATCGCCGACAAGGTCGCGGGCCAGTTCGGCGCACAGGCGATCCTCGCCGCGCTCGTCCACAAGCTCAGGACCGGCGAAGGGCAAGAGGTTCAGGTGCCGATGTTCGAATGCTTCACCTCGTTCATGCTCGTCGAGCATCTGCGCGATGCGGCGCTCGACCCGCCGCTCGGCCCGGCAGGCTATCCGCGCCAGCTCGACCCGACGCGCCAGCCCTTTCCGACAAGCGACGGCTATCTGGCGATCGTCCCCTACACGCCCGAATCGACCGCACGGCTGATGGCGCTGCTCGGCAGCGACGGCCTCACTGAAACGCCCGAGTTCGAAGCCGCCAGGGCGAAGGGCCGGCATATGCCGATCGTCTATAGCGAAATCGCGCGCAAGACGCCGGCGAAGACGACCGCCGAATGGCTCGCGCTGTTCGCCGAGAATGATATTCCCGCGATGGCGGTGCGCGACCTTCAGGACATAAAGGACGACCCGCATCTGGTCGAAACGCAATTCTTCCGCCACCGTACCCATCCCGATGTCGGCGCCTTTCACGAAATGCAGCCGCCGGTGAAATATGGCGCGATGCCGCCGCGCGACCTCGGCTTCGCACCGCGCGTCGATGGCGACGGCGCGGCGATCCGCGCCGAGATCGCGGCCCGGCACGATTGA
- a CDS encoding MFS transporter yields the protein MQPFHHLLANNLIANITNFTVWFALTFWTFLETQSVFATGMIAGIYLVLTAMLGVWFGSLVDHHGKRNMMLVSSAASLILYAAALGGFLLDPDIRNAEVRSLTLWLFILVSMLAVIVGNIRMIALPTLVTLLVPEDRRDKANGLVGMVSGIGFLTTSAISGFLVAWGGMAGTLVFAIGFSLVAIAHLLFVPVDEPRAAEDHAEPRRIDLAGTFRVVLAIPGLFALILFSSFNNLLGGVFMALMDAYGLSLMKVEEWGLLWAVISCAFILSGIVIARTGLGANPVRTLLLVNLGAWIVAVFFTIQSSILLLAAGCFLWMFLGPYAEAAEQTTLQKVVPFERQGRVFGFAQSVELAASPLTAFLIAPLTQFVFVPLMTTGWGADAIGDWYGRGPERGIAIVFSIAGLLGVLATAAAFASRSYRRISAAYAAGIDDSAAPAAA from the coding sequence ATGCAGCCCTTCCACCATCTCCTTGCCAACAATCTGATCGCCAACATCACCAATTTCACGGTGTGGTTCGCGTTGACCTTCTGGACTTTCCTCGAAACCCAATCGGTGTTCGCGACGGGGATGATCGCGGGCATCTATCTCGTCCTGACGGCGATGCTCGGCGTCTGGTTCGGCAGTCTTGTCGACCATCACGGCAAGCGCAACATGATGCTGGTTTCGAGCGCCGCCTCGCTGATCCTCTATGCCGCCGCGCTCGGCGGCTTCCTGCTCGATCCCGACATCCGCAATGCCGAGGTTCGGAGCCTGACGCTCTGGCTCTTCATCCTCGTCTCGATGCTCGCCGTGATCGTCGGCAACATCCGCATGATCGCGCTGCCGACACTCGTCACCCTGCTCGTTCCCGAAGACCGGCGCGACAAGGCGAACGGCCTCGTCGGCATGGTGAGCGGCATCGGTTTTCTTACCACATCGGCGATCAGCGGCTTTCTCGTCGCCTGGGGCGGCATGGCGGGGACGTTGGTCTTCGCGATCGGCTTTTCGCTGGTCGCGATCGCCCATCTGCTTTTCGTTCCCGTCGACGAACCACGCGCGGCGGAAGACCATGCCGAACCGCGCCGCATCGACCTCGCCGGCACTTTTCGCGTCGTACTCGCCATTCCGGGGCTGTTCGCGCTGATTCTCTTCTCGTCGTTCAACAACCTGCTCGGCGGCGTCTTCATGGCGCTGATGGACGCCTATGGGCTGTCGCTGATGAAGGTCGAGGAATGGGGGCTGCTCTGGGCCGTCATATCCTGCGCCTTCATCCTCAGCGGCATCGTGATCGCGCGCACCGGGCTGGGCGCCAACCCGGTACGGACCCTGCTCCTCGTCAACCTTGGCGCCTGGATCGTCGCGGTCTTCTTCACCATCCAGTCGTCGATCCTGCTGCTCGCGGCCGGCTGTTTCCTCTGGATGTTCCTCGGCCCCTATGCCGAAGCCGCCGAGCAGACGACGCTGCAAAAGGTCGTTCCGTTCGAGCGGCAGGGCCGGGTCTTCGGCTTCGCCCAGTCGGTCGAGCTCGCCGCCTCGCCGCTGACCGCCTTCCTGATCGCGCCGCTGACCCAATTCGTCTTCGTCCCGCTGATGACGACCGGATGGGGCGCCGACGCGATCGGCGACTGGTATGGCCGCGGCCCCGAACGCGGCATCGCGATCGTCTTTTCGATCGCCGGCCTGCTCGGCGTGCTTGCCACCGCCGCCGCCTTCGCGTCGCGATCCTATCGGCGGATTTCCGCCGCTTATGCCGCCGGCATCGACGACAGCGCCGCGCCCGCCGCGGCCTGA
- a CDS encoding type III PLP-dependent enzyme codes for MHQHHSAHGLIQALSPVEPVTLVRPHAARRAARFFIERFPGTTMYAVKANPSPDLLRVLWDSGVTHYDVASIAEVRLVARTLPQATLCFMHPVKAEEAISEAYWKHGVRTFSLDTLDELQKIVRATEGAADLNLLVRLRVSSDHSKLSLAAKFGAEPDEVAELLMATRQAADALGICFHVGSQAMTPHAYAQAMERVRAAIVAASVTVDIIDVGGGFPSSYPGMEPPPLDAYFETIHRSFESLPISYSAELWCEPGRALSAEYSSLIVRVEKRRGEELYINDGAYGALFDAAHVGWRFPVTLLRDGESNAEMVPFSFYGPTCDDLDHMAGPFFLPADVKAGDFIEIGMLGAYGCAMRTKFNGFGADETHVVSDEPMVSLYTGEVEQERRSATVTKLF; via the coding sequence TTGCACCAGCATCATAGCGCCCACGGGCTGATTCAGGCACTTTCGCCGGTCGAACCTGTTACGCTTGTCCGCCCGCACGCCGCGCGGCGCGCAGCGCGTTTCTTCATCGAGCGATTTCCCGGCACGACCATGTATGCGGTCAAGGCGAATCCGTCGCCCGACCTGCTGCGCGTGCTGTGGGATTCGGGCGTCACCCATTATGACGTCGCCTCAATCGCCGAGGTGCGCCTCGTCGCGCGCACGCTGCCGCAGGCGACGCTCTGCTTCATGCACCCGGTGAAGGCCGAGGAAGCGATTTCCGAAGCCTATTGGAAGCATGGCGTGCGCACCTTCTCGCTCGACACGCTCGACGAGCTTCAGAAGATCGTCCGCGCAACCGAAGGCGCCGCCGACCTCAACCTGCTCGTGCGTCTGCGCGTCTCGTCCGATCATTCGAAGCTCAGCCTCGCCGCCAAGTTCGGCGCCGAGCCCGACGAGGTCGCCGAACTGCTGATGGCGACGCGCCAGGCCGCCGACGCGCTCGGCATCTGCTTCCACGTCGGCAGCCAGGCGATGACCCCGCACGCCTATGCGCAGGCGATGGAGCGCGTCCGGGCCGCGATCGTCGCGGCGTCGGTCACCGTCGACATCATCGATGTCGGCGGCGGCTTTCCGTCATCCTATCCGGGCATGGAGCCGCCGCCGCTCGACGCCTATTTCGAGACGATCCACCGCAGCTTCGAAAGCCTGCCGATCAGCTATTCGGCCGAACTCTGGTGCGAACCGGGCCGCGCGCTGTCGGCCGAGTACAGTTCGCTGATCGTCCGCGTCGAAAAACGCCGCGGCGAGGAGCTCTACATCAACGACGGCGCCTATGGTGCGCTGTTCGATGCCGCGCATGTCGGCTGGCGTTTCCCCGTCACGCTGCTGCGCGACGGAGAGAGCAATGCCGAAATGGTGCCGTTCAGCTTCTACGGCCCGACCTGCGACGATCTCGACCATATGGCGGGCCCCTTCTTCCTGCCCGCCGACGTCAAGGCCGGCGACTTCATCGAGATCGGCATGCTCGGCGCCTATGGCTGCGCGATGCGGACCAAGTTCAACGGCTTCGGCGCCGACGAGACGCATGTCGTCAGCGACGAACCGATGGTCAGCCTCTACACCGGCGAAGTCGAACAGGAGCGCCGTAGCGCGACGGTGACCAAGCTGTTCTGA
- a CDS encoding FAD-dependent oxidoreductase, producing the protein MVSRAEVNHTFTDTELEELKAFGTTEPHKAGDLLVEEGAMAPDCIVTLSGHTDIFASTDEGRKRVGWMERGQFAGDLSVLTGQRHLSRVEMGADGEILRIAHADFQRLIAGNSHFSDIFVRVLSARREFSKHRGFAVTIIIGAAMDRGVYAMRDLLMKHGVAHRWFDPADGPVAAHLLAERGLTEEQLPVAILGAAEVLVQPTPEQLAAGLGLDLLPDGATADVLVVGSGPGGLAAAVYAASEGLTVIALDSLAPGGQAGTSSKIENYLGFPTGISGNELARRATVQAQKFGARLVSPVRAASINRDGDAYCLHLADGRKLRSRAVVVASGAKYQSLPIDGIEAYEGRGIYYGATPMEAQLCSDAEVTIVGAGNSAGQGAIYLASVAKKVHVIFRRGSLRETMSEYLVKRLEEHPNIEIIPSTDVVALHGEEHLAGLTYRCRETGDEGHCDCGFLFLFLGASPNTSWLPKEMVCDERGFVKTGADIAPLELVKAGWSLDRMPSRFETSWPRIYAVGDVRKGSVKRVASSVGEGSVVVSDIHQALAEMGTH; encoded by the coding sequence ATGGTCTCCCGCGCCGAAGTGAATCACACCTTCACCGACACCGAGCTTGAGGAACTGAAGGCGTTCGGGACGACCGAGCCGCATAAGGCAGGCGACCTGCTGGTCGAGGAGGGCGCGATGGCGCCCGACTGCATCGTCACATTGTCGGGGCACACCGACATCTTCGCGTCGACCGACGAGGGGCGAAAGCGCGTCGGCTGGATGGAGCGCGGGCAGTTCGCGGGCGACCTGTCGGTGCTGACCGGACAGCGGCATTTGTCGCGCGTCGAAATGGGCGCCGACGGGGAGATTCTCCGCATCGCCCACGCCGATTTCCAGCGGCTGATCGCGGGCAACAGCCATTTTTCGGATATCTTCGTCCGCGTACTGTCGGCGCGGCGCGAATTCAGCAAGCATCGCGGCTTTGCGGTCACGATCATCATCGGCGCGGCGATGGACCGCGGCGTCTATGCGATGCGCGACCTGTTGATGAAGCATGGCGTCGCGCATCGCTGGTTCGATCCCGCTGATGGCCCGGTGGCCGCGCATCTGCTCGCCGAGCGCGGGTTGACCGAGGAGCAACTACCGGTGGCGATCCTCGGTGCGGCCGAGGTGCTCGTCCAGCCGACGCCCGAGCAGCTTGCGGCGGGACTGGGCCTCGACCTGCTTCCCGATGGCGCGACCGCCGATGTCCTCGTCGTGGGAAGCGGGCCCGGCGGGCTCGCGGCGGCGGTCTATGCGGCATCGGAAGGTCTGACGGTGATCGCGCTCGATTCGCTCGCGCCGGGCGGACAGGCGGGCACTTCGTCGAAGATCGAAAATTACCTCGGCTTCCCGACCGGCATTTCGGGCAATGAGCTGGCGCGCCGCGCGACGGTTCAGGCGCAGAAATTCGGCGCGCGGCTGGTGTCGCCGGTGCGCGCGGCGTCGATAAACCGCGATGGCGACGCCTATTGCCTGCATCTCGCCGACGGCCGCAAGCTGCGCAGCCGCGCGGTGGTCGTCGCGAGCGGCGCGAAATATCAGAGCCTGCCGATCGACGGGATAGAGGCCTATGAGGGCCGCGGCATCTATTATGGCGCGACGCCGATGGAGGCGCAGTTGTGCAGCGATGCCGAGGTGACGATCGTCGGAGCGGGCAATTCGGCGGGGCAGGGGGCGATCTATCTCGCGAGCGTCGCGAAGAAGGTCCATGTCATTTTTCGTCGCGGCAGCCTTCGTGAGACGATGTCCGAATATCTGGTCAAGCGGTTGGAGGAGCATCCGAATATCGAGATCATCCCGTCGACCGACGTCGTCGCGCTGCACGGCGAAGAGCATCTGGCGGGCCTGACCTATCGTTGCCGCGAAACCGGCGACGAGGGGCATTGCGATTGCGGTTTCCTGTTCCTCTTCCTCGGCGCGAGCCCGAACACGAGCTGGTTGCCAAAGGAAATGGTGTGCGACGAGCGCGGCTTCGTGAAGACGGGCGCCGACATCGCACCGCTCGAACTGGTCAAGGCGGGCTGGTCGCTCGACCGCATGCCGAGCCGCTTCGAGACGAGCTGGCCGCGCATCTATGCTGTCGGCGACGTCCGCAAGGGATCGGTGAAGCGCGTCGCTTCGTCGGTCGGCGAAGGGTCGGTCGTGGTCAGCGACATCCATCAGGCGCTGGCGGAGATGGGCACCCATTAA
- a CDS encoding carboxynorspermidine decarboxylase, with product METRAGDPGAFARFDLTRVPSPAFVVDAAKVRANLALLRHIGDASGVRVLAALKAFSMWSLGPTVAEYLDGVCASGLYEAKLGRSEYGGEVATYCAGYKEADLPEIAALSDHLIFNSPGQIARFRPLLDELRAKGETFDVGLRINPMHSEGEVAKYDPAAPCSRLGFPISQLLPEHMEGVDGVHMHSLCEQDFPPLLRTWNAVQPMLRPFFNQLKWINFGGGHHVTRADYQVDDLIAFLKQVRAATDCDVMIEPGEAIALDAGILVGEVLDLFDNGMPIGITDISATCHMPDVIEAPYRPAMLDEGSDGMPTRLGGPSCLAGDVIGDYRLPGGGARIGQRFAFLDQAHYSMVKTNTFNGVPLPSIWLWDSESDELKLIREFGYEDFKTRLG from the coding sequence ATGGAAACCCGTGCCGGCGATCCCGGAGCCTTTGCCCGCTTCGACCTGACCCGCGTCCCCTCTCCCGCCTTCGTCGTCGACGCCGCCAAGGTGCGCGCGAATCTCGCGCTGCTGCGCCATATCGGCGACGCGTCGGGCGTGCGCGTGCTGGCCGCGCTCAAGGCCTTTTCGATGTGGTCGCTGGGACCGACGGTCGCCGAATATCTCGACGGTGTCTGCGCCTCCGGCCTCTACGAAGCCAAGCTCGGCCGCAGCGAATATGGCGGTGAAGTCGCGACCTATTGCGCCGGCTACAAGGAAGCCGACCTGCCCGAGATCGCGGCGCTGTCCGACCATCTGATCTTCAATTCGCCGGGACAGATCGCACGTTTCCGCCCCCTGCTCGACGAATTGCGCGCGAAAGGCGAGACGTTCGACGTCGGCCTGCGCATCAACCCGATGCACAGCGAGGGCGAGGTCGCGAAATATGATCCCGCCGCGCCGTGCAGTCGCCTCGGCTTTCCGATCAGCCAGTTGCTGCCCGAGCATATGGAGGGCGTCGACGGCGTCCATATGCACAGCCTGTGCGAACAGGACTTTCCGCCGCTCCTGCGCACCTGGAACGCGGTGCAGCCGATGCTGCGCCCCTTCTTCAACCAGCTCAAATGGATCAACTTCGGCGGCGGGCACCATGTCACGCGCGCCGATTATCAGGTCGACGATTTGATCGCCTTTCTGAAACAGGTGCGCGCGGCGACCGATTGCGACGTGATGATCGAACCCGGCGAGGCGATCGCGCTCGACGCGGGCATCCTCGTCGGCGAAGTGCTCGACCTGTTCGATAACGGCATGCCGATCGGGATCACCGACATTTCGGCGACCTGCCATATGCCGGACGTGATCGAAGCGCCCTATCGCCCGGCGATGCTCGATGAAGGCAGCGACGGCATGCCCACGCGGCTCGGCGGTCCGTCATGCCTCGCCGGCGACGTGATCGGCGACTACCGCCTCCCCGGCGGCGGCGCGCGGATCGGCCAACGCTTCGCCTTCCTCGACCAGGCGCATTATTCGATGGTCAAGACGAACACGTTCAACGGCGTGCCGCTGCCGTCGATCTGGCTGTGGGACAGCGAGAGCGACGAATTGAAGCTGATCCGCGAATTCGGTTACGAGGATTTCAAGACGCGGCTGGGGTGA
- a CDS encoding DMT family protein, whose product MTAYLAPIGLLFVSNIFMTFAWYGQLGAVSRPVWLAVLIAWGIAFFEYCLVIPANRIGYGVYSAAELKTLQEVVTLIIFAGFAVFWLGEKLTVNHLVGFGLIATGAFFIFKGPITV is encoded by the coding sequence ATGACCGCCTATCTCGCGCCGATCGGGCTCTTGTTCGTGTCGAACATTTTCATGACCTTTGCCTGGTACGGCCAGCTCGGCGCTGTGTCGCGGCCGGTGTGGCTCGCGGTGCTGATCGCGTGGGGCATCGCCTTTTTCGAATATTGCCTCGTCATCCCCGCGAACCGCATCGGCTATGGCGTCTACAGCGCCGCCGAGCTCAAGACCTTGCAAGAAGTCGTCACGCTGATCATATTCGCCGGGTTCGCGGTCTTCTGGCTCGGTGAGAAGCTGACGGTGAACCATCTCGTCGGCTTCGGTCTCATCGCGACGGGGGCGTTCTTCATCTTCAAGGGACCGATTACGGTCTGA
- a CDS encoding alpha/beta hydrolase yields MKLRIATLALLAAISLPAAAQTEDPYAPARAIVADIGKIVTPNGVQETFEVTLGGARQVVNVRGADRDNPILIFVHGGPGAVEMPFAWAFQRPWEDVFTVVQYDQRGAGRSYPLNDPEALAPTMTPERYRDDAIELIELLKKRYAKRKVVLMGHSWGSIVGLSVAVERPDLLFAYVGVGQGIDFREGEKAGMAWTRAKALAAGDEEAVAAIDALAPYPQGAFTIAKADGWRKYAIPYGSLIYNKPDLKYYFQTPRLSPEYGPADVQAWGKGSEFSVTTLWPRLADVSFKSVRKMDVPIVFLLGRHDYTVPSPVAADWFAQVQAPSKKLVWLEHSAHMPMVEEPGHFFAALLRHVLPLTKDTK; encoded by the coding sequence ATGAAACTTCGAATTGCAACGCTCGCACTGCTTGCCGCGATCAGCCTCCCCGCCGCCGCCCAAACCGAAGACCCCTACGCACCCGCGCGCGCGATCGTCGCCGACATCGGCAAGATCGTCACGCCGAACGGGGTGCAGGAAACCTTCGAGGTCACCCTCGGCGGCGCGCGGCAGGTCGTGAATGTGCGCGGTGCGGACCGCGACAATCCGATCCTGATCTTCGTTCACGGCGGCCCCGGCGCGGTCGAGATGCCCTTCGCATGGGCCTTCCAGCGGCCGTGGGAGGATGTGTTCACCGTCGTCCAGTACGACCAGCGCGGCGCGGGGCGCAGCTATCCGCTGAACGATCCGGAGGCGCTCGCCCCGACGATGACGCCCGAACGTTATCGCGACGACGCCATCGAGCTGATCGAGTTGCTCAAGAAGCGCTATGCCAAGCGCAAGGTCGTGCTGATGGGGCACAGCTGGGGTTCGATCGTCGGCCTGTCGGTCGCGGTCGAGCGGCCCGATCTTCTTTTTGCCTATGTCGGCGTCGGGCAAGGCATTGATTTTCGCGAGGGCGAAAAGGCCGGCATGGCGTGGACGCGCGCAAAGGCGCTCGCGGCAGGCGATGAAGAGGCGGTCGCGGCGATCGACGCGCTCGCACCCTATCCGCAAGGCGCCTTCACCATCGCCAAGGCCGACGGCTGGCGCAAATATGCGATTCCCTACGGATCGCTCATCTACAACAAACCCGACCTCAAATATTATTTCCAGACACCGCGCCTGTCGCCCGAATATGGCCCCGCCGATGTGCAGGCCTGGGGCAAGGGCAGCGAATTTTCGGTGACGACGCTCTGGCCGCGCCTCGCCGACGTCAGCTTCAAATCGGTCCGCAAGATGGACGTGCCGATCGTCTTCCTGCTCGGACGGCATGATTATACTGTCCCTTCGCCGGTGGCGGCCGACTGGTTCGCACAGGTCCAGGCGCCCTCGAAGAAACTCGTCTGGCTCGAACATTCGGCGCATATGCCGATGGTCGAGGAGCCGGGGCATTTCTTTGCCGCGCTGCTCCGCCACGTGCTGCCGCTGACGAAAGACACAAAATGA
- a CDS encoding saccharopine dehydrogenase family protein translates to MSKVLVIGAGGVGSVAVHKMAMNPDIFPDITLASRRKFKCDAIAESVKARTGVTIKTAEVDADHIDATAALIRSIGATHVVNLALPYQDLTIMEACLSTGAHYLDTANYEPRDEAKFEYHWQWAYHDRFKEAGLMALLGSGFDPGVTSVFTTWLKKHHFERIDTLDILDCNGGDHGQHFATNFNPEINIREVTAVARHWENGDWVETPPMSVKQQFDFEEVGPKNMYLMYHEEIESLKTHLPEIKRIRFWMTFGDAYIQHLTVLQNVGMTRIDPVIYEGREIIPLQFLKAVLPEPSSLGETTKGKTNIGVIATGTAKDGTEKTLYLYNICDHEDAFAETGNQAVSYTTGVPAMIGAAMMVTGTWNGDGVFNMEQMDPDPFMDMLNKHGLPWQVKELDAPLDF, encoded by the coding sequence ATGAGCAAGGTTCTGGTGATCGGCGCGGGCGGCGTCGGTTCGGTCGCGGTGCACAAGATGGCGATGAACCCCGACATCTTTCCCGACATCACGCTCGCCAGCCGCCGCAAATTCAAATGCGACGCGATCGCCGAATCGGTAAAGGCGCGCACCGGCGTCACGATCAAGACCGCCGAGGTCGATGCCGACCATATCGACGCGACCGCGGCGCTGATCCGCTCGATCGGCGCGACGCACGTCGTCAACCTCGCTTTGCCCTATCAGGACCTCACGATCATGGAGGCGTGCCTGTCGACCGGCGCGCATTATCTCGACACCGCCAATTACGAACCGCGCGACGAGGCGAAGTTCGAATATCACTGGCAATGGGCCTATCACGACCGCTTCAAGGAGGCGGGGCTGATGGCGCTGCTCGGCTCGGGCTTCGACCCCGGGGTGACGAGCGTCTTCACCACCTGGCTCAAAAAGCATCATTTCGAGCGGATCGACACGCTCGATATTCTCGACTGCAACGGCGGCGATCACGGCCAGCATTTCGCGACCAACTTCAATCCCGAAATCAATATCCGCGAAGTGACCGCAGTCGCGCGCCACTGGGAAAATGGCGATTGGGTCGAAACCCCGCCGATGTCGGTGAAGCAGCAATTCGACTTCGAGGAAGTCGGGCCGAAGAATATGTACCTCATGTATCATGAGGAGATCGAAAGCCTGAAGACGCACCTGCCCGAGATCAAGCGCATCCGCTTCTGGATGACCTTCGGCGACGCCTATATCCAGCATCTCACCGTGCTGCAGAATGTCGGCATGACGCGGATCGACCCGGTGATCTATGAAGGCCGCGAGATCATTCCGCTGCAGTTCCTGAAGGCCGTGCTCCCCGAACCGTCGAGCCTTGGCGAAACCACCAAAGGCAAGACCAACATCGGCGTCATCGCGACCGGAACGGCCAAGGACGGGACGGAAAAGACGCTCTACCTCTACAATATCTGCGATCATGAGGATGCGTTCGCCGAAACGGGCAACCAGGCGGTGAGCTATACCACCGGCGTGCCGGCGATGATCGGCGCCGCGATGATGGTCACGGGCACGTGGAACGGCGACGGCGTGTTCAATATGGAGCAGATGGACCCCGATCCCTTCATGGACATGCTGAACAAGCACGGCCTGCCGTGGCAGGTGAAGGAATTGGACGCGCCGCTGGATTTCTGA
- a CDS encoding pyridoxal-phosphate dependent enzyme, with amino-acid sequence MTQQSPDTLIDPTRAPTLAGVERAAAKVAALLPPTPLLPLEIDGNTIWCKAECLQPVGAFKIRGAWHRLTDLSPEQANEGVVGVSSGNHAQGVAWAAKRLGIRATIVMPSNAPAMKLAVTRKLGAEVILYDRVIESRDAVAAKLLAERGGTLVHAYGDPWIIEGQGSAGIEAAAQMKARGIDGPDKIVACCGGGGLSAGLALACPDAEIVAVEPEGWDDVTRSLAAGEILSVEDMAYPTECDALQTPETWPINFAVLQARGVKGVAVTRGEVRDAIRLAFERLHLVVEPGGAAALAAVLAGKASATDATLVTLSGGNVDPLKFAEIISE; translated from the coding sequence ATGACACAGCAAAGCCCCGATACCCTCATCGATCCGACACGCGCGCCCACGCTCGCAGGGGTCGAACGCGCCGCGGCGAAAGTCGCTGCATTGCTGCCGCCCACGCCGCTGCTGCCGCTCGAAATCGACGGAAACACCATCTGGTGCAAGGCCGAGTGCCTCCAGCCCGTCGGTGCGTTCAAGATCCGCGGCGCGTGGCACCGGCTGACCGACCTCAGCCCCGAGCAGGCCAATGAGGGCGTCGTCGGCGTATCGAGCGGCAATCATGCGCAGGGGGTCGCCTGGGCCGCGAAACGACTGGGGATCCGGGCGACGATCGTGATGCCGAGCAACGCGCCCGCGATGAAGCTCGCGGTGACGCGCAAGCTCGGCGCCGAGGTCATACTCTACGACCGCGTCATCGAATCGCGCGATGCGGTCGCCGCGAAGCTGCTCGCCGAGCGCGGCGGGACGTTGGTTCATGCCTATGGTGACCCGTGGATCATCGAGGGGCAGGGCAGTGCCGGGATCGAGGCGGCGGCGCAGATGAAGGCGCGCGGCATCGACGGTCCCGACAAGATCGTCGCCTGTTGCGGCGGCGGCGGCCTGTCGGCGGGGCTCGCGCTCGCCTGCCCCGATGCCGAGATCGTCGCGGTCGAGCCCGAGGGCTGGGACGATGTGACGCGCAGCCTTGCCGCGGGCGAAATCCTGTCGGTCGAGGATATGGCATACCCAACCGAATGCGACGCGCTCCAGACGCCCGAGACCTGGCCGATCAACTTCGCGGTGCTCCAGGCGCGGGGCGTCAAGGGCGTCGCGGTGACGCGCGGCGAGGTGCGCGACGCGATACGGCTGGCGTTCGAGCGGCTGCACCTCGTCGTCGAGCCCGGCGGCGCTGCGGCGCTGGCGGCGGTGCTCGCGGGCAAGGCGTCGGCGACCGATGCGACGCTCGTCACCCTGTCGGGCGGCAATGTCGACCCGCTGAAGTTCGCGGAGATCATCAGCGAATAG
- a CDS encoding GNAT family N-acetyltransferase, with amino-acid sequence MGQIKVATAADRSALVETLAQAFQADPALSWILPDPAHRARALRGLFRTLVPADMRAGVALRAPGDEAAALWRAPGQAQSGMPEFLRTVIPLVATFGTALPRGLKVQGGIDAHRPKGHFWYLHYVGVRPGHQGKGHGGRIIRAQTATADAEKLPCWLETATVENVPLYERLGFVTQVEWDVPGGGPHFWGMMRPAR; translated from the coding sequence ATGGGCCAGATCAAGGTTGCGACGGCTGCCGACCGAAGCGCGCTCGTCGAAACGCTGGCGCAGGCGTTTCAGGCCGACCCGGCGCTATCGTGGATATTGCCCGATCCAGCCCATCGCGCCCGCGCGCTTCGCGGCCTGTTCCGCACTCTCGTTCCCGCCGACATGCGTGCGGGTGTCGCACTGCGGGCGCCCGGCGATGAAGCGGCGGCGCTTTGGCGTGCGCCGGGGCAGGCACAAAGCGGAATGCCGGAATTCCTGCGCACCGTCATCCCGCTCGTCGCCACCTTCGGGACGGCGTTGCCGCGCGGGTTGAAGGTGCAGGGCGGAATCGACGCGCACCGGCCGAAGGGGCATTTCTGGTATCTCCACTATGTCGGCGTGCGACCCGGGCACCAGGGCAAGGGACATGGCGGGCGGATCATCCGCGCGCAGACGGCGACCGCCGACGCCGAAAAGCTTCCGTGCTGGCTGGAAACGGCGACCGTGGAGAATGTGCCGCTGTACGAGCGGCTGGGCTTTGTCACGCAGGTCGAATGGGACGTGCCGGGCGGTGGCCCGCATTTCTGGGGCATGATGCGCCCGGCGCGCTGA